A window of Pectobacterium carotovorum genomic DNA:
CCTTGATGAAACGATCGCGCTTGGTACGGTAAAAATCAGGTAGTTCGCGCCAGTGTTGCGGCTGTTCGCGCAGCATATCGGCGATGGCGAACTGCGCAGGCGTGTTCACGGAGAACGTCAGATACTGGTGAACCTTACGGACTTCCGCACTCAATGCAGCTGGCGCGACGCAGTAGCCGACTTTCCAACCGGTCATGTGGAACGTTTTGCCAAACGATGAAACGGCGATAGCGCGTTGACGCAGCGACGGGTGTGCCAGCACGCTAGCGTGTCCTTCACTGTCGAAGCAGATGTGTTCGTAGACTTCATCGCTCAGTACGAAGATGTCGCGTGTGGCAATTGCCTGCCACAGTTGCTCAAAATCGGCCTTCTGCCAGACGGTAGCGGACGGGTTGTGCGGTGTATTCAGGATGACCAAACGAGTACGATCGCTCAGCAAACTGGCAAAATGCGACCAGTCCACGCGAAATGCAGGCGGCTGCAAGGCGATGCGTTTGAGTACGCCGCCAGCCAGTGTGACAGCGGGCGCATAGCTGTCATAGCTGGGATCGAAACAAATCACTTCGTCGCCGGGGCGCACTAGTGCCGCAATGGCGGCAAACAGCGCTTCTGTCGCGCCCGCCGTGACGGTGACTTCGCTATCGGCATCCGGTCGCCAGCCGTACAGCTCTGCGGTTTTTTCAGCAATCACCTGACGCAGCGGCGCAACACCGGTCATTGGCGCATATTGGTTTGCGCCCTGACTGACATGATACGCCAGCCGCTGTTGTAAATAATCCGGGCCGTCAAAATCAGGGAAACCTTGTGATAGATTGATGGCCTGATGCTGTTGGGCCAGTGCACTCATCTGGGTAAAGATGGTGGTGCCCAGCGAAGGCAGTTTACTGTCGGGGATCAGAGCGGCGCTCATAGCGGGGTGGAACTCCTGCAAGCCTGTATTGCTTGGTAATATAACATGCTGTTAGTATTTGGCAATCAAGACGCTTGGACGTTTAAACGGCTAAATGCCTTTGCGTGCTAAGACATAATGAAAAAATCTAAACCTGCAACTGCATGCTTTGAAACAGAGAGACCAAAAACGGGAAGCCTCATGACTGAAAATCAACAATTGACGGCGCTGCTTGCGGCCTGCCACTGGATAGGTGAGAAGGGC
This region includes:
- a CDS encoding pyridoxal phosphate-dependent aminotransferase codes for the protein MSAALIPDSKLPSLGTTIFTQMSALAQQHQAINLSQGFPDFDGPDYLQQRLAYHVSQGANQYAPMTGVAPLRQVIAEKTAELYGWRPDADSEVTVTAGATEALFAAIAALVRPGDEVICFDPSYDSYAPAVTLAGGVLKRIALQPPAFRVDWSHFASLLSDRTRLVILNTPHNPSATVWQKADFEQLWQAIATRDIFVLSDEVYEHICFDSEGHASVLAHPSLRQRAIAVSSFGKTFHMTGWKVGYCVAPAALSAEVRKVHQYLTFSVNTPAQFAIADMLREQPQHWRELPDFYRTKRDRFIKALAGSRFDILPCEGTYFLLADYRAISDLDDVSFCRWLTEHVGVAAIPLSVFCADPFPHTLIRLCFAKQEATLDAAAERLCRL